One stretch of Deltaproteobacteria bacterium DNA includes these proteins:
- a CDS encoding MMPL family transporter produces the protein MIKKWAHLSYRYAWLIALLSIISLGFSIRLASHLKLRSDFAELLPDHYRSVKDLNITQERVGGLSNLLIGIESPDFAAGKQFVEDLVKKLETDLPPQTLQSIDYNVADIKAFFEKNKFLYIETPDLEEIYQRLDRSIKHEKLKKTGLLIDFADEDPKFNTKDIEEKYKSESAYGHYQEGYFTTEDGKLFAIVLRPYASSTSVSDARKLIADTEKIIQSLNPSHYHPQLKVGLAGKLKNFVREYDALVNDIFSTLFLVLAGVALAVYFYFRKLRSVGLMTLPVVIGCSWTFALTYYQIGYLTSQTAFLGSIIIGNGINYGLIVLARYFEERKAGQGVELSLTKTLETTWIATLASAITTSVGFGTLILTKVKGFSHFGFIGGVGLFFCWVATYFSLPAYIAISEKIWPLSQKALKGYRQGLFTKYLAQWTSRRPGTLLKIAGATGLLSVLALFLYIPNSLEYDFNKLKFAPPKVTDPWERGLHDRLTAIFPVSLSPVVILVNITDQAKEVCEVILNRKKILRDQSKVDTCKSLYSYIPEQQTEKLEILAKIRGLLSGSTWEFMNDSEKEKAQEFLETKDLKTVDLNDLPGRVVDRFKEKDGAQGKIVFVYSKKDAELWNGRNLIQFANEIRKNELKDGTVIYGSGQAVIFSDLLGAVAHDGPLAVVISFVAIMLVVLVSFWNIRQSWLVLIAFTLGIFWQVLWIYLFNIKLNFLNFIALPTTYGIGVDYAVNIVGRYKHEGRGGIQKTVTTTGGAVILCSITTIIGYLSLIISNSQALVSFGHIALIGEFTCLISALIILPAYILRRETQGKRLY, from the coding sequence ATGATTAAAAAATGGGCCCATTTATCTTACCGCTACGCTTGGTTGATCGCCTTACTTTCGATTATTTCGTTAGGGTTTTCGATCCGGCTAGCCTCACACTTGAAACTGCGCAGTGACTTTGCCGAATTGCTGCCCGACCATTATCGCAGTGTTAAAGATCTAAACATAACTCAAGAAAGGGTAGGGGGCTTATCGAATCTACTCATTGGGATTGAAAGCCCTGATTTTGCGGCGGGCAAACAATTTGTCGAAGACTTGGTTAAAAAATTAGAGACGGATCTTCCACCCCAAACCTTGCAAAGTATTGATTATAACGTTGCCGACATCAAAGCTTTTTTTGAAAAAAACAAATTTTTATATATTGAAACCCCCGACTTAGAAGAAATTTACCAACGTTTAGATCGCTCTATTAAACATGAAAAATTAAAAAAAACCGGGTTATTGATTGATTTTGCAGATGAAGATCCCAAATTTAATACCAAAGATATTGAAGAAAAATATAAAAGTGAATCGGCCTATGGCCATTATCAAGAAGGCTATTTTACCACCGAAGATGGCAAATTATTTGCGATTGTCTTACGGCCCTATGCCAGCTCGACCAGCGTTAGTGATGCCCGCAAACTCATTGCAGACACTGAAAAAATTATTCAGTCGTTAAATCCATCTCATTACCATCCCCAACTCAAAGTGGGTCTGGCCGGTAAACTTAAAAACTTTGTGCGGGAATATGATGCTTTAGTGAACGATATTTTCTCGACCTTGTTTTTAGTTTTGGCCGGTGTTGCTCTGGCAGTTTATTTTTATTTTCGTAAATTACGTTCGGTGGGATTGATGACCTTGCCGGTGGTGATTGGTTGTAGCTGGACTTTTGCCCTCACTTATTATCAAATTGGTTATCTCACCAGCCAAACGGCCTTTTTAGGTTCGATCATCATTGGTAATGGCATTAACTATGGGTTAATTGTACTGGCCCGTTATTTTGAAGAACGCAAAGCAGGGCAAGGGGTAGAATTAAGTCTAACCAAAACCCTCGAAACCACCTGGATTGCAACGCTCGCTTCGGCCATTACGACTTCAGTCGGCTTTGGCACGCTGATCTTAACTAAAGTAAAGGGGTTTTCACATTTTGGTTTTATTGGCGGGGTAGGCCTATTCTTTTGTTGGGTTGCAACCTATTTCTCATTACCTGCCTATATTGCGATAAGCGAAAAAATTTGGCCCTTGAGTCAAAAAGCCCTGAAAGGTTATCGGCAAGGGCTTTTTACAAAATATCTTGCCCAATGGACAAGTAGACGACCTGGCACCTTGCTTAAAATAGCGGGAGCGACTGGCTTATTAAGTGTGCTGGCATTATTTTTGTATATTCCAAATTCTTTAGAGTATGATTTTAATAAACTCAAATTTGCCCCCCCTAAGGTTACCGACCCCTGGGAGCGAGGGCTGCATGATCGCCTCACCGCTATCTTCCCGGTTTCATTATCCCCGGTAGTTATTTTGGTAAATATCACCGACCAGGCCAAAGAAGTGTGTGAAGTTATTTTAAATAGAAAAAAGATTCTGCGGGATCAATCTAAAGTTGATACTTGCAAATCTCTGTATTCTTACATTCCTGAACAACAAACTGAAAAATTAGAGATCTTGGCCAAAATTCGCGGGCTGCTTTCGGGTAGCACCTGGGAATTTATGAACGATTCAGAAAAAGAAAAGGCCCAAGAATTTTTAGAAACTAAAGATTTAAAAACTGTTGATTTAAATGATTTACCAGGCCGAGTAGTGGATCGCTTTAAAGAAAAAGATGGGGCCCAAGGCAAGATTGTGTTTGTTTATTCTAAAAAAGATGCCGAGCTATGGAATGGGCGAAACTTGATTCAGTTTGCCAATGAAATTCGTAAAAACGAACTCAAAGATGGAACTGTGATTTATGGCAGCGGACAGGCGGTAATTTTTTCTGATTTATTGGGCGCCGTGGCCCATGATGGCCCCTTGGCGGTTGTGATTAGCTTTGTGGCCATTATGCTCGTAGTGTTAGTCTCGTTTTGGAATATCCGCCAATCTTGGCTGGTGCTCATTGCCTTTACCCTAGGAATTTTTTGGCAAGTTTTATGGATTTATTTGTTCAACATTAAACTTAATTTTTTAAATTTCATCGCTCTACCAACAACCTACGGCATTGGGGTAGATTACGCCGTTAACATTGTGGGGCGCTATAAGCATGAGGGTAGGGGGGGCATTCAAAAAACGGTGACGACCACGGGAGGTGCGGTTATTCTTTGTTCGATCACCACCATTATTGGTTATCTTTCACTCATCATCTCCAATAGCCAAGCCCTGGTTTCTTTTGGCCACATCGCACTTATCGGAGAATTCACCTGCCTAATCAGCGCGCTGATCATCCTCCCCGCCTACATCCTACGCAGAGAAACCCAAGGCAAGAGACTTTATTAA
- a CDS encoding RNA polymerase factor sigma-32, with protein sequence MTKAKKNSLVKFRPTVLVPEDPLRKYIQEVNKYPILSREEECELAQRFQEKQDKEAVKRLVTAHLRLVVKIAMEYRTAYGNVLDLIQEGNIGLLRSIKTFDLAKGTRLASYASWWIRSYILKYILDNFRLIKIGTTQAQRNLFFNLMKEKKRIEAMGFKADSGLIAKRLNVKKSEVEEMDQRLTEGEVSLDTPLGDSNQSYADLLQDPALPIDEKLDQVNLHDFLLEKMSDFAKTLPPRELKIFQERLVSEVPLTLQQIADEYGISRERARQIEEKIKMRLKQFFEEAGLKHP encoded by the coding sequence ATGACTAAAGCGAAAAAAAATAGTTTGGTTAAATTTAGGCCTACGGTTTTGGTACCGGAGGACCCGCTTAGAAAATATATTCAAGAGGTGAATAAATACCCTATCTTGAGTCGGGAAGAGGAGTGTGAATTGGCACAGCGTTTTCAAGAAAAGCAAGATAAAGAGGCTGTCAAACGCTTAGTGACGGCCCATTTGCGCTTGGTGGTGAAAATTGCCATGGAGTATCGCACGGCCTATGGCAATGTGCTCGATCTTATTCAAGAAGGTAATATTGGGTTATTGCGTTCGATTAAGACCTTTGATTTAGCCAAGGGCACTAGGCTTGCATCGTATGCCAGTTGGTGGATCCGTTCTTATATTTTAAAATATATTTTGGATAATTTCCGACTCATCAAGATTGGCACCACCCAAGCCCAGCGCAATCTTTTTTTTAATTTGATGAAAGAAAAGAAACGTATTGAGGCCATGGGCTTTAAAGCCGATTCTGGATTGATTGCCAAAAGGCTCAATGTAAAAAAGAGTGAAGTAGAGGAAATGGATCAGCGCTTGACGGAAGGAGAGGTGTCTTTAGATACCCCGCTGGGGGACAGTAACCAATCTTATGCGGATCTCTTACAAGACCCGGCACTTCCCATTGACGAGAAGCTCGATCAAGTCAACTTGCATGACTTTTTACTAGAAAAAATGTCGGACTTTGCTAAAACTTTACCACCGCGGGAATTAAAAATTTTTCAAGAACGCTTAGTCTCTGAAGTGCCCTTAACCTTACAACAGATAGCTGATGAATACGGCATTAGCCGAGAGCGAGCCCGGCAAATTGAAGAAAAGATTAAAATGCGCCTCAAACAATTCTTTGAAGAAGCAGGGCTTAAACACCCATGA
- a CDS encoding NAD(P)H-hydrate dehydratase, giving the protein MKIVTAKQMQRLDWLTIHRYKVPGIVLMKRAGMGAFQWLQTKFGHRKKVWTVLGGTGNNGGDAWVVAAQAMARGYQVQCFLMGEPSRLNTDANYYYQKIKAHVQTIQSIKDLTPLSQALKNSDLIIDGLFGTGLSRPLRGLQQRVVKLANTATSVRVALDIPSGIASDSGESMGEAIRADYTVTFQLPKWGHFLKDGANATGSLVVIPIGIKKSLIQKIKTKAQMISGAQIKGYLPQRRPNIHKASFGRALIIAGSKKMPGAGILASTAVLRSGCGLSTLFFPAGAIHPSLFKHPENILTPITNSSGVFDKISLKEVLPELSKFKASGLGCGIGLAPITTPFVRTIVKNFKDPIVVDADGLFHLQGKQRKPMIVTPHPGEMARLLGTSVAFVEANRMKVAMQLAKKWNVYVLLKGHRSLVATPRGQVYINPTGSVTLATAGSGDVLTGLITGFLAQGLNPLRACLTAVYIHGQAGDYIYEKVGDRGTTASDILKFVPMAIRQITVPKKFY; this is encoded by the coding sequence TTGAAAATTGTAACCGCAAAACAAATGCAAAGGTTGGATTGGCTAACCATTCATCGTTACAAAGTACCGGGAATTGTGTTGATGAAGCGGGCAGGGATGGGGGCCTTTCAATGGCTACAAACTAAATTTGGCCATCGTAAAAAAGTTTGGACGGTGTTGGGAGGGACTGGCAATAATGGGGGTGACGCCTGGGTGGTGGCGGCACAGGCTATGGCACGGGGTTACCAGGTACAATGTTTTTTGATGGGGGAACCCAGCCGTTTGAATACCGATGCTAACTATTATTATCAAAAAATAAAGGCTCATGTTCAAACTATTCAATCGATAAAAGACCTGACCCCTCTAAGCCAGGCCTTAAAAAATTCTGATTTAATTATTGATGGGCTTTTTGGGACAGGTTTGTCTAGGCCCTTACGCGGTTTGCAACAACGAGTTGTTAAGCTAGCCAATACTGCAACAAGTGTGCGAGTTGCTTTAGATATACCGTCAGGGATTGCTTCAGATTCAGGTGAAAGTATGGGTGAAGCCATCCGGGCTGATTACACGGTTACTTTTCAATTACCTAAGTGGGGGCATTTTTTAAAAGACGGGGCTAATGCCACTGGTTCATTAGTCGTTATTCCGATTGGAATAAAAAAATCACTTATTCAAAAAATAAAAACTAAGGCCCAGATGATTTCGGGCGCACAAATTAAAGGCTATTTGCCCCAAAGGCGCCCTAATATCCATAAAGCAAGTTTTGGCCGAGCCTTGATCATTGCAGGCTCTAAAAAAATGCCGGGGGCTGGAATTTTGGCTAGTACCGCGGTATTGCGATCGGGATGTGGCTTATCCACATTGTTTTTTCCAGCGGGGGCAATTCATCCAAGTTTGTTTAAACATCCAGAAAATATTTTAACTCCCATTACAAATTCTTCAGGGGTTTTTGATAAAATATCTTTAAAAGAAGTATTACCTGAACTCTCAAAATTTAAAGCCTCAGGCCTTGGTTGTGGAATAGGGCTTGCCCCAATAACAACCCCATTTGTTAGAACGATCGTCAAAAATTTTAAAGACCCTATCGTGGTTGATGCCGATGGGCTCTTTCATCTTCAGGGCAAACAACGAAAACCCATGATTGTCACGCCCCATCCTGGCGAAATGGCACGCTTACTTGGAACGAGCGTCGCATTTGTTGAAGCTAATCGCATGAAAGTAGCGATGCAATTAGCCAAAAAATGGAATGTATATGTATTGCTCAAAGGCCACCGTAGCCTCGTTGCCACTCCAAGGGGTCAGGTCTATATCAACCCAACAGGCTCAGTAACTTTAGCAACAGCCGGGTCAGGGGATGTATTAACCGGTTTGATCACAGGGTTCTTGGCCCAAGGCTTAAATCCATTGCGGGCCTGCCTTACCGCCGTTTATATCCACGGCCAGGCAGGGGATTATATTTATGAAAAGGTTGGAGACCGAGGTACTACGGCAAGTGATATATTAAAATTTGTCCCCATGGCTATCAGGCAAATTACCGTACCTAAAAAGTTTTATTGA
- a CDS encoding efflux RND transporter permease subunit — protein sequence MNISDIFIKKPVMAWMLIAAIILFGVLSLKDLGIGEMPDVDFPVVTVSATYRGAAPEVMESDVVDVIEDALMTVEGIRQIASSVRQEGASITIDFNLERDINQAMQDVQNKIAQIQSRLPNDLEPLVVRKTNPEDNPILWISLSADKPLREIITFARNQIKDRLQTVDGVGEVMVSGYVDPNLRLWLHPDKLQQYELTAQDVLDAIAREHVEIPLGRIETPQYEYNLRFMGEATPEEFGNILITKRGGKPIFKPIPLKEVATIELGLDELRRISRASGKTAVGLGIKKQRGYNTVAVGDGVKKRVEEIQKTLPSEYVLRVNFDSTQFIRDSIGEMRFELTLSAILTAIVCLLFLASFKSTFNILLAIPTSIIGAFFFMDRFGFTFNNFTFLGLTLAIGIVVDDAIMVLENIVRHQELKQPPMVAASIGAKEITGAAMATTFAVIAIFIPVVFIKGVIGEFFYQFGMVMSITVVLSLIEALSFTPMRSSRLLYIHTQPNAWARLVDRAFAGLKQFYASALEFCLNYRWRVITLSLLIFVSSLGILPKIKKELVPAQDQNGFLIQAQMPVGSSLEFSDQKMREIETLLAQNPNVQRFFLAVGGFGGGEVDKAMVFVTLKTPKERPIDASLGRALRQDQIMDKLRNQLFNLKDVRAFPMDMSLRGFTSKRGQPIEFSLRGPDHKELVLHAEKLMEQMKQDPYFKDVDSDYRFGQKEILITPLRQEALNRGVSIEDIAIVINAMIGGRREGKMTEAGKRDDIRLRLTREYRSQVGDIKKLLVRNNQGELVPLAQLVMIEERQTLQVITRVNRERAINISSGIGKGYAQQDAVNHVTQMAQTLLPAGYRIVLGGASETFKEAFSGLGLAMILGIIVAYMILASQYNSYIHPVTVLLALPFSVTGALLFLWVFQQSINIYSFIGLLLLMGIAKKNSILLVDFTNQKRRTGVALKPALLAACPTRLRPILMTSLTIIAAAIPTALGLGPGSEVRVPMSIVIIGGMLVSTLLTLFVIPCFYMVLARFEKPTNVILNPAG from the coding sequence ATGAATATTTCTGATATCTTCATCAAAAAACCGGTCATGGCGTGGATGCTTATTGCGGCGATCATTCTCTTTGGTGTGCTTTCACTAAAAGATTTAGGTATTGGCGAAATGCCCGATGTGGATTTCCCCGTGGTTACGGTTTCAGCCACTTACCGCGGGGCAGCCCCTGAGGTTATGGAAAGTGATGTGGTCGATGTGATCGAAGATGCCCTCATGACGGTTGAAGGCATTCGTCAAATCGCCTCGTCGGTGCGTCAAGAAGGCGCCAGCATTACCATCGATTTCAATTTAGAACGCGACATCAATCAGGCCATGCAAGATGTGCAAAATAAAATTGCCCAAATTCAATCCCGCCTGCCCAATGATTTAGAACCCTTGGTGGTGCGCAAAACCAACCCCGAAGATAATCCTATTTTGTGGATCTCTCTTTCTGCCGATAAACCTTTGCGCGAAATCATCACTTTTGCACGCAATCAAATTAAAGATCGTTTGCAAACCGTCGATGGCGTGGGCGAAGTGATGGTGAGTGGCTATGTTGACCCTAATTTGCGGCTTTGGCTCCACCCCGACAAATTACAACAGTATGAATTAACCGCCCAAGATGTGCTCGATGCCATTGCCCGCGAACATGTTGAAATACCTTTAGGCCGCATTGAAACCCCGCAATACGAATATAATTTGCGTTTTATGGGTGAGGCCACCCCCGAAGAATTTGGCAATATCCTGATTACCAAACGCGGGGGCAAGCCTATTTTTAAACCCATTCCCTTAAAAGAAGTGGCCACCATCGAGTTAGGCCTCGACGAGCTTCGTCGCATCAGCAGGGCCAGTGGCAAAACCGCGGTGGGTTTAGGTATAAAAAAACAGCGTGGCTATAATACGGTGGCGGTGGGCGATGGGGTTAAAAAACGGGTTGAAGAAATTCAAAAAACTCTTCCCTCTGAATATGTTTTGCGAGTCAATTTCGATAGCACCCAATTTATTCGCGATTCCATTGGCGAGATGCGTTTTGAACTAACCTTATCGGCCATTCTCACTGCCATTGTTTGTTTGCTATTCCTAGCCTCTTTTAAAAGTACCTTTAATATTTTATTGGCCATCCCTACTTCAATTATTGGCGCCTTTTTCTTCATGGACCGCTTTGGGTTCACCTTTAACAATTTTACTTTTCTGGGTTTAACCCTGGCCATAGGGATTGTGGTGGATGATGCCATCATGGTGTTAGAAAATATTGTGCGCCACCAAGAATTAAAGCAGCCCCCCATGGTGGCTGCCAGTATTGGCGCCAAAGAAATTACGGGTGCTGCAATGGCCACCACCTTTGCCGTCATCGCTATTTTTATCCCCGTGGTTTTTATCAAAGGTGTGATTGGAGAGTTTTTTTATCAATTTGGTATGGTGATGAGCATCACCGTTGTTTTGTCTTTAATCGAAGCTTTGAGTTTTACCCCCATGCGTAGTTCGCGCCTGCTTTATATTCACACCCAACCCAATGCGTGGGCAAGATTGGTGGATCGTGCCTTTGCGGGTTTAAAACAATTTTATGCCTCAGCCTTAGAATTTTGTTTAAACTACCGTTGGCGGGTGATTACGTTAAGCCTTTTAATTTTTGTTAGCTCGCTTGGTATCCTTCCCAAAATTAAAAAAGAATTAGTGCCCGCTCAAGATCAAAACGGTTTTTTGATTCAAGCCCAAATGCCGGTTGGGTCATCCCTTGAATTTAGCGATCAAAAAATGCGAGAAATCGAAACTCTTTTGGCTCAAAATCCTAATGTGCAACGCTTTTTTTTAGCCGTAGGTGGCTTTGGCGGCGGCGAGGTCGATAAGGCCATGGTTTTTGTAACCCTCAAAACACCGAAAGAGCGCCCTATTGATGCCAGTCTTGGCCGGGCCCTGCGCCAAGACCAAATCATGGATAAATTACGGAACCAACTTTTTAACCTCAAAGACGTAAGGGCCTTTCCCATGGATATGTCGCTACGTGGTTTTACGAGCAAACGTGGCCAACCCATCGAGTTTTCATTGCGTGGCCCTGATCACAAAGAACTCGTTCTCCATGCTGAAAAACTCATGGAGCAAATGAAGCAAGACCCTTATTTTAAAGATGTTGATAGCGACTATCGCTTTGGTCAAAAAGAAATTTTAATTACCCCGCTTAGGCAAGAGGCCTTGAACCGTGGCGTGAGCATCGAAGATATTGCGATTGTTATCAACGCCATGATTGGGGGGCGGCGCGAAGGTAAAATGACCGAAGCTGGCAAACGAGATGATATTCGCCTTCGGCTTACTCGCGAATATCGTAGCCAAGTGGGCGACATTAAAAAACTCCTGGTGCGTAATAACCAAGGCGAGTTGGTTCCCCTGGCCCAACTGGTGATGATCGAAGAACGGCAAACCCTCCAAGTGATTACCCGGGTGAATCGTGAACGGGCCATCAATATTTCTTCTGGCATTGGCAAAGGCTATGCACAACAAGATGCGGTGAATCATGTAACTCAAATGGCACAAACTTTATTACCCGCTGGTTATCGCATCGTTTTGGGTGGGGCCTCCGAGACTTTTAAAGAAGCCTTTAGCGGTTTAGGTTTAGCCATGATTTTGGGTATCATAGTAGCTTACATGATTTTGGCCAGCCAATATAATAGTTACATTCATCCCGTTACGGTTTTGTTGGCCTTGCCCTTTAGCGTTACGGGGGCCTTATTATTTTTGTGGGTCTTTCAACAATCGATTAACATTTATAGTTTTATTGGTTTGCTCTTGCTCATGGGCATCGCCAAGAAAAATTCTATTTTATTAGTCGATTTCACCAATCAAAAACGAAGAACCGGCGTTGCCTTAAAACCAGCCTTACTTGCAGCCTGCCCCACTCGCTTGCGCCCCATCTTAATGACCAGCTTAACCATCATCGCCGCAGCCATCCCCACTGCCCTAGGCCTTGGGCCAGGCTCAGAAGTGCGGGTACCCATGTCGATCGTGATCATCGGTGGAATGTTAGTCTCAACCCTACTCACCCTCTTCGTCATCCCCTGCTTCTACATGGTACTAGCAAGATTTGAAAAACCTACAAATGTCATTCTGAACCCAGCAGGGTGA
- a CDS encoding pyridoxine 5'-phosphate synthase gives MKLGVNIDHVATIRQARGTAYPEPVVAAKIAEAHGADQITFHLREDRRHIQDRDLPQLKAAVRIPLNMEMAATPEMVKIASRLNPYSVTFVPEKRRELTTEGGLNLARHKNRLGEYSRKLQQYGIKVSLFIDPTLQDTDLAHALKVDHVEFHTGTYCDAKTHRQRQQQWQRLLQCCQYAKECGLYVAAGHGLNYENIQEVLKIKEIEEYNIGHSIVAESIYSGFGEAVAKMKQLLTGSTD, from the coding sequence GTGAAACTTGGCGTTAATATTGATCATGTCGCAACGATCAGGCAGGCTCGAGGGACTGCCTATCCTGAACCCGTGGTAGCGGCCAAAATTGCTGAAGCCCATGGGGCTGATCAAATCACTTTTCATTTGCGGGAAGATCGTCGGCATATTCAAGATCGTGACTTGCCACAATTAAAAGCCGCAGTTCGTATTCCTTTAAATATGGAGATGGCTGCAACCCCTGAAATGGTCAAGATTGCCTCACGCTTAAACCCTTACAGTGTAACGTTTGTCCCTGAAAAACGTAGGGAATTAACCACCGAAGGTGGGCTTAACTTAGCCAGACATAAAAATCGTTTAGGAGAATATTCTCGAAAATTACAACAATACGGTATTAAGGTGAGTTTATTTATTGATCCTACGTTGCAAGACACCGATTTAGCTCATGCCTTGAAAGTCGACCATGTGGAATTTCACACGGGCACTTATTGTGATGCCAAGACCCATCGACAAAGGCAACAGCAATGGCAACGCCTTTTACAATGTTGCCAATATGCAAAAGAGTGCGGGCTTTATGTGGCCGCTGGTCATGGGCTTAATTATGAAAATATCCAAGAAGTCTTAAAAATTAAAGAGATTGAAGAATATAATATTGGTCACTCTATTGTGGCAGAAAGTATCTACTCCGGCTTTGGTGAAGCCGTGGCCAAAATGAAACAACTCCTGACGGGATCTACTGATTGA
- a CDS encoding phosphoglucosamine mutase, which translates to MQNLFGTDGIRGVANSFPITAEVALALGKAVAVLFREKQSKKIVIGKDTRKSNYMIENAIAAGICSMGVQAIYLGPIPTPGIAFITQSMRADAGIVISASHNPYFDNGIKIFDHDGYKLPDELEEKISNMILKQSFPPGPTKEHIGTAFRVDDAGGRYITYLKSTFPKDVTLEGIKVVIDCAHGAAYKISPTLFEELGATVIAMGVKPNGLNINERCGALHPEHLAKKVLEEKAQLGIALDGDGDRVILIDEKGNIVDGDFILGICGENLKEKGLLHHNTLVGTVMTNMGLESWLKTKKIQLLRTQVGDRYVVEAMRHNGYCLGGEQSGHIIFSEYSTTGDGTLTALRILEILKLTGKSLSELAANIPRFPQLLIKIKVKEKKEWEQIPACNHLIREIQKQLGGEGRLLLRYSGTEPVFRIMIEGRDETKIKNYLVKIEEEFTKQLT; encoded by the coding sequence ATGCAAAACTTATTTGGTACGGATGGGATTCGTGGGGTTGCAAATAGTTTTCCGATTACAGCCGAAGTGGCCTTGGCCTTGGGCAAGGCGGTGGCGGTGTTATTTCGAGAAAAACAATCTAAAAAAATTGTCATTGGCAAAGATACTCGCAAATCTAATTACATGATTGAAAATGCGATTGCGGCAGGCATTTGTTCGATGGGGGTGCAGGCCATTTATTTGGGGCCCATTCCAACCCCCGGGATTGCCTTTATCACCCAATCAATGCGGGCTGATGCGGGGATTGTCATTAGTGCCAGCCATAACCCTTACTTTGATAATGGGATTAAAATTTTTGACCACGATGGCTACAAACTCCCTGATGAGCTCGAAGAAAAAATTAGCAACATGATTCTTAAGCAATCCTTTCCACCGGGCCCCACCAAAGAACACATCGGAACTGCTTTTAGGGTGGATGATGCAGGGGGGCGTTACATCACTTACTTAAAATCGACCTTTCCCAAAGATGTGACCCTTGAGGGAATCAAGGTGGTAATTGATTGCGCCCATGGTGCGGCTTACAAAATTTCACCTACTTTATTTGAAGAGTTAGGGGCCACAGTGATCGCTATGGGGGTAAAACCCAATGGGCTTAATATCAACGAACGCTGTGGGGCCCTACACCCTGAACATTTGGCTAAAAAAGTTTTAGAAGAAAAGGCTCAACTGGGGATTGCCTTAGATGGGGATGGGGATCGGGTGATTTTAATCGATGAGAAGGGTAATATTGTCGATGGCGATTTTATTTTAGGAATTTGTGGCGAAAATTTAAAAGAAAAGGGCCTGCTCCATCATAACACCCTGGTGGGAACCGTAATGACCAACATGGGGCTAGAAAGTTGGCTTAAAACTAAAAAAATCCAATTATTAAGAACTCAAGTAGGGGATCGTTATGTGGTAGAAGCCATGCGCCATAATGGCTATTGTTTAGGTGGCGAACAATCGGGCCATATTATTTTTTCAGAATATAGCACCACGGGTGATGGCACCTTAACCGCCTTACGAATCTTAGAAATTCTTAAACTTACCGGAAAAAGTTTATCGGAGTTAGCCGCCAATATTCCGCGCTTTCCTCAGCTCCTTATCAAAATCAAAGTAAAAGAAAAAAAGGAATGGGAGCAAATCCCCGCTTGCAATCATTTGATACGGGAAATTCAAAAACAATTGGGGGGAGAGGGCAGGTTATTGTTGCGCTATTCTGGCACCGAACCCGTCTTTCGCATTATGATTGAAGGGCGTGACGAAACCAAAATTAAAAATTACTTAGTGAAAATTGAAGAAGAATTTACTAAACAACTCACGTGA
- the tsaE gene encoding tRNA (adenosine(37)-N6)-threonylcarbamoyltransferase complex ATPase subunit type 1 TsaE: MAPLNDQLCPDANAMIELGRAWAKKMWGGERIGLVGALGAGKTTFAKGFIAELTGLHPDEIQSPTFTLVQSYATRRDCFTIMGPCLRRDDTGRNDIYHLDLYRLNSLVEFENLGLDEFFTPSNIILIEWADKFLEVQKLCTQIFKFKRGLGSTVHFATSHE, encoded by the coding sequence ATGGCACCTTTAAATGATCAATTATGCCCTGATGCCAATGCTATGATTGAGCTGGGGCGGGCGTGGGCTAAAAAGATGTGGGGAGGGGAGAGGATTGGGTTGGTGGGGGCGTTGGGGGCTGGGAAAACGACTTTTGCGAAGGGGTTTATTGCGGAGTTGACTGGGTTGCACCCGGATGAAATTCAGTCACCGACTTTTACGTTGGTGCAGAGTTATGCAACGAGGAGAGATTGCTTCACCATCATGGGTCCCTGCCTCCGCAGGGATGACACGGGGCGCAATGACATCTATCACTTAGATTTGTATCGTTTAAATTCGTTGGTTGAATTTGAAAATTTGGGGCTCGATGAGTTTTTTACCCCATCCAATATTATACTTATTGAATGGGCCGATAAATTTTTGGAAGTGCAAAAACTATGCACCCAAATTTTTAAATTTAAAAGGGGGCTTGGCTCAACAGTTCACTTTGCCACGTCTCACGAATGA